In the genome of uncultured Methanobrevibacter sp., the window TTAACTAAAAATGATTATTTGATAGTTATTTTTTTACTTGCATTGGATGCTTTGTAATAACCATTTCCAGCAAAGTTAATTTTTGCATTATAACTGCCTTTTTTAGTTAATTTAGTTATTTTAAATGTAGCTTTACCTTTGGAATTGGTAGTAGCCTTATAGGTTTTACCATTAATTTTTAAGGTAACTTTAGCTTTTTTAATAGCTTTTCCCTTATTATTTTTCAAGGTAATGTCATATTTTTTAGTTTTTGCACTAGCCTTGAAAGTTTTTGCTTTAGCAGTTAATTTGGAAGCTGCTTTTTTAATGGTAATTAGATTTTTAGATACAACATCATTATTATATTCAGTGTAGATATAATAGTCTCCGGCTGCCAAATCTATTGTCAAAGATGCAGTACCATTGGCATCTGTTCTCGCAATATAATCTTTATTGTTGATTGAGAATATAACATCTTTTCCAGATCCTACTGCTTTATCTGATTCAAGAATAGTTGCTTTAAATGTAACTGGACCAGAGTAAACTTCACTCATATCAGTAGCATTTGCAGATAATTTGT includes:
- a CDS encoding Ig-like domain repeat protein; amino-acid sequence: MNIQKSLLLISMVFISLLAISAVSAENNISDVAVISDADDSSDVLSVAENDNQVSVNDVEKENVIKEEVTDDSDELSASEDSDNLGISFGNTTFDFKNITFDNGNGTKFNFGDLFNGTFTFGNGTSFNFSSLGNGSIGFGNGTSFNISSFLNGTNGTFDVTSILNMFGGNKLSANATDMSEVYSGPVTFKATILESDKAVGSGKDVIFSINNKDYIARTDANGTASLTIDLAAGDYYIYTEYNNDVVSKNLITIKKAASKLTAKAKTFKASAKTKKYDITLKNNKGKAIKKAKVTLKINGKTYKATTNSKGKATFKITKLTKKGSYNAKINFAGNGYYKASNASKKITIK